From Watersipora subatra chromosome 2, tzWatSuba1.1, whole genome shotgun sequence, one genomic window encodes:
- the LOC137387930 gene encoding THAP domain-containing protein 6-like, with protein MPHAITPNFFWFPRDSSLRKLWVQNVSRLDTSSNPRAPKLLEPGNATVICEKHFEEHWFTLTKTEKRLLKPGAIPTVFAHKRPHPQTERAKRHKAIEGRHQSSSSHASHAVALPTTSCLDFHESGSVGQFGLLHDTGDSEVDQLKRKVIDLQKRLNQAQKEKRAGEAKLRQHEIKMRMLFNKDQLSALAR; from the exons atgcctcatgcaataacgcccaa TTTTTTTTGGTTCCCTCGAGACAGTTCATTAAGAAAACTATGGGTTCAAAATGTCAGTAGGTTGGACACAAGCAGCAACCCAAGAGCCCCTAAACTTCTAGAGCCAGGCAACGCAACTGTAATCTGTGAG AAACATTTTGAAGAGCATTGGTTTACCCTGACTAAGACTGAGAAGAGACTTTTGAAACCCGGAGCTATCCCTACTGTATTTGCTCACAAAAGACCACACCCTCAGACAGAGAGAGCCAAGAGGCACAAGGCCATAGAAGGCCGACACCAAAGCAGTAGCAGCCATGCATCTCATGCAGTTGCTTTACCCACGACTAGCTGCCTTGATTTTCATGAGTCTGGCAGTGTTGGACAGTTTG GTTTACTCCATGATACCGGTGATTCGGAGGTTGACCAACTCAAACGCAAAGTTATTGACCTTCAAAAAAGACTCAATCAG gcACAGAAAGAGAAAAGGGCGGGTGAAGCCAAGCTTAGACAGCACGAGATAAAGATGCGCATGTTATTTAACAAGGACCAGCTATCGGCATTAGCTCGATGA